Proteins from a single region of Candidatus Amarolinea dominans:
- a CDS encoding putative DNA binding domain-containing protein produces MNIDLPQLQAWLSAGEDEHLEFKEARNRYDFEELVKYCVALANEGGGTMILGVTDKRPRHIVGSQAFADLERTKAGLIERLRLRVDVAALQHPDGRVIVFSVPSRPMGVPIQYHGAYWMRGGEDLIPMTPDLLKRIFDEAGPDFSAEICPRATLADLDPAAIGHFRAMWQRKSGNKALEALPVAQLLADAELVVRGGVTYAALVLFGTHQALGQYLGQAEVIFEYRSSDVTGPAAQREEYRQGFFLFQDEIWHKINLRNDKQHFQYGFVMLDVPTFNEAAVREAILNAVSHRDYRLPGSVFVRQYPRRLEVVSPGGFPPGITLENILWRQAPRNRRIAEAFARCGLVERAGQGMNRIFEECIRESKPQPDFRESDEYQVALTLHGEIQDPQFLRFLEQVGQERLAAFVTQDFLLLDLVHREQPIPDLLRDRLPFLVDQGLIERTGRGRGVRYMLSRALYTFLGQGGVYTRQRGLDRETNKALLLKHIQDNAQEGSQLAELIQVLPALSSDQVQWLLRALQADGHVHKVGHTKGARWYPGREKIETGDIEAPS; encoded by the coding sequence ATGAACATTGATCTGCCCCAACTCCAAGCTTGGCTGAGCGCCGGGGAAGACGAGCACCTGGAGTTCAAAGAGGCGAGGAATCGCTACGACTTCGAGGAACTGGTCAAGTATTGCGTGGCGCTTGCCAACGAGGGCGGCGGAACGATGATCCTGGGCGTCACCGACAAGCGCCCCCGGCATATCGTCGGCAGCCAGGCTTTCGCCGATCTGGAACGTACCAAGGCCGGCCTGATCGAGCGGCTGCGGCTGCGCGTGGATGTTGCAGCCCTCCAGCATCCCGACGGCCGCGTGATCGTGTTCAGTGTCCCCTCGCGCCCTATGGGGGTGCCGATCCAATACCACGGCGCCTACTGGATGCGCGGCGGCGAAGACCTGATCCCGATGACCCCCGATCTGCTCAAGCGCATTTTCGATGAGGCTGGGCCGGATTTCTCGGCGGAAATCTGCCCCCGTGCGACTTTGGCCGATCTCGATCCTGCGGCCATCGGCCACTTCCGCGCCATGTGGCAGCGCAAGTCGGGTAACAAAGCCCTGGAAGCGCTTCCTGTCGCGCAACTCTTGGCGGACGCTGAACTGGTGGTGCGCGGCGGCGTGACCTACGCCGCGCTGGTGTTGTTTGGCACGCACCAGGCGCTCGGTCAATACCTGGGCCAGGCGGAGGTCATCTTCGAATACCGTTCGAGCGATGTCACTGGCCCGGCCGCCCAGCGTGAGGAATACCGCCAGGGCTTCTTTTTGTTCCAGGACGAAATCTGGCACAAGATCAACCTCCGCAACGACAAACAGCATTTTCAGTACGGCTTTGTCATGCTGGACGTGCCCACTTTCAACGAGGCCGCGGTGCGCGAAGCTATCCTCAACGCCGTTAGCCACCGGGATTACCGCCTGCCGGGGTCGGTCTTTGTGCGCCAGTACCCCCGCCGTCTGGAAGTCGTGAGTCCGGGCGGGTTTCCGCCAGGTATCACCCTCGAAAACATCCTCTGGCGGCAGGCGCCGCGCAACCGGCGGATCGCTGAAGCGTTTGCGCGCTGCGGCCTGGTTGAGCGGGCGGGTCAAGGGATGAACCGGATCTTCGAAGAGTGCATCCGCGAGAGCAAGCCGCAGCCGGACTTCCGCGAGAGCGATGAATACCAGGTGGCGCTCACCCTTCACGGCGAGATTCAAGACCCACAGTTCTTACGTTTTCTGGAACAGGTTGGCCAGGAACGGCTGGCAGCGTTTGTCACGCAGGACTTCCTCCTTCTCGATCTGGTGCACCGGGAGCAACCGATACCTGATCTGCTCCGCGACCGGCTGCCTTTCCTGGTTGACCAGGGCTTGATTGAACGTACCGGGCGCGGCCGCGGTGTGCGCTACATGCTATCGCGCGCTTTGTATACCTTTCTGGGACAAGGTGGGGTCTACACGCGCCAGCGCGGGCTGGATCGAGAGACGAACAAGGCGTTGCTGTTGAAGCACATCCAGGATAACGCACAGGAGGGCAGCCAGTTAGCTGAGCTGATCCAGGTTCTGCCTGCGCTCTCAAGTGACCAGGTACAGTGGCTGCTGCGCGCATTGCAGGCCGATGGGCATGTCCATAAGGTCGGTCACACAAAAGGCGCCCGCTGGTATCCCGGCCGGGAGAAAATCGAAACCGGTGACATAGAGGCGCCGTCGTGA
- a CDS encoding DUF499 domain-containing protein, whose translation MAITNHERVGKALELLRDGLRPFVAREMENKHGKYWITTVTAAWPNELTWREGEDEPQMDAAVLLRMMWDQWNVVFRDTLGFSERSLVSELREVRNKWAHQEPFSTDDAYRALDSAARLLTAISAPQADEIEKMKLELLRLRFDEQVRSEKRKTAGVAIESQVTGSLKPWREVVTPHPDVASGRYQQAEFAADLWQVHLGEGTDEYRDPVEFFRRTYLTESLKAMLVGAVRRLAGRGGDPVVQLQTNFGGGKTHSMLALYHLFSGIAPSELPGIDAVMAEVGNRKEEVGNRSGATSSFLSSTSSFLPTVRRVVLVGNKISPGNPVVKPDGTVIRTLWGELAWQLGGRPAFARIQADDERATSPGDALRELFKEYGPCLILIDEWVAYARQLHDQSDLPAGGFETQFSFAQVLTESAKLAGNCLLVISLPASDTTGSPHTRADDVEVGGQRGREALDRLRNVVGRVESSWRPASAEEGFEIVRRRLFEPLSDPAQFKDRDVVARAFADFYRSQHQEFPPECRDADYEKRIRAAYPIHPEIFDRLYSDWSTLIKFQRTRGVLRLMAAVIHSLWEKGDRNPLILPANIAIDDPRVQFELTRYLPDNWVPVIEKDVDGPGSLPLRLDGEVPNLGKFAACRRVARAIYLGSAPTAAAAHRGIEDRRVKLGCVMPGESPAVFGDALRRLAGAATYLYQDGPRYWYSTQPTVTKLAEDRAEQFKRQPDKIVQELDRRLRRDLENRGDFSRIHPLPQSSHDISDELDTRLVVLGVDHPYSKEPGNAAETAAQALLEARGNVPRLFRNTLVFLAADKNRLQDLDEATRSYLAWTSILDEKVTLDLAPLQVKQAETQRAAADTTVTARLPETYQWLLVPVQGTPQAPVTWQALRLTGSDALAVRASKKLKNDDLLVTALAGTMLRMWLDRIPLWRGDHVSVRQLVDDFARYHYLPRLRDASVLLNAISSGLALLTWEQDSFAYADSFDERAGRYRGVQSGQRVTLADTSAPGLLVKPALARRQLDVERVALPVGGHDPASPQPAPGPGSGPGSTPRPAPDPAPRTGPKRYHGTVSLDPARVGRDASRIADEVIAHLAGLVGAGVTVTLEIEAEIPGGAPDTVVRIVTENSRTLKFSSQGFERE comes from the coding sequence ATGGCAATCACCAACCACGAACGCGTCGGTAAGGCGCTGGAATTGCTGCGCGATGGATTGCGCCCGTTTGTTGCGCGGGAGATGGAAAATAAGCACGGCAAATACTGGATCACCACTGTGACCGCGGCCTGGCCCAACGAGCTGACCTGGCGGGAGGGCGAGGACGAGCCGCAGATGGATGCGGCCGTGCTGCTGCGCATGATGTGGGATCAGTGGAACGTCGTCTTCCGCGACACCCTGGGCTTCTCGGAACGCTCCCTGGTCAGCGAACTGCGCGAGGTGCGCAACAAGTGGGCGCACCAGGAACCCTTCTCCACCGATGACGCCTACCGCGCGCTTGATTCGGCCGCGCGCCTGCTGACGGCCATTTCCGCACCGCAAGCCGACGAGATCGAAAAGATGAAGCTGGAGCTGCTGCGCCTGCGCTTCGACGAGCAGGTGCGCAGCGAGAAGCGCAAGACCGCCGGCGTCGCCATCGAAAGCCAGGTCACCGGCAGCCTCAAGCCCTGGCGCGAGGTGGTGACGCCCCACCCCGATGTCGCCAGCGGCCGCTACCAGCAGGCCGAGTTCGCGGCCGATCTCTGGCAGGTCCACCTGGGCGAGGGGACCGATGAGTACCGCGACCCGGTCGAGTTCTTCCGCCGCACCTACCTCACCGAGAGCCTGAAGGCCATGCTGGTGGGCGCGGTGCGGCGTCTCGCCGGCCGGGGCGGCGACCCGGTCGTGCAACTCCAAACCAACTTCGGCGGCGGCAAGACCCACTCCATGCTGGCGCTCTATCACCTCTTCTCGGGCATCGCGCCCAGCGAGCTGCCCGGCATTGATGCGGTAATGGCGGAAGTAGGAAATAGGAAAGAGGAAGTAGGAAATAGGAGCGGCGCTACTTCCTCTTTTCTATCTTCTACTTCCTCTTTCCTCCCAACCGTCCGCCGCGTGGTGCTGGTGGGCAACAAGATCTCGCCCGGCAATCCGGTCGTCAAGCCCGACGGCACCGTAATCCGCACGCTATGGGGCGAACTGGCCTGGCAGCTCGGCGGCCGGCCGGCCTTCGCCCGCATCCAGGCCGACGACGAGCGCGCCACCAGCCCCGGCGACGCGCTGCGCGAGCTGTTCAAGGAGTACGGCCCCTGCCTGATCCTGATTGACGAATGGGTGGCCTATGCGCGCCAGCTTCACGACCAGAGCGACCTACCGGCCGGCGGCTTCGAGACCCAATTCAGCTTCGCCCAGGTGCTCACCGAGTCGGCCAAACTGGCGGGCAACTGCCTGCTCGTCATCAGCCTGCCCGCCTCCGACACCACCGGCTCGCCCCACACCCGTGCGGATGACGTCGAGGTGGGCGGCCAGCGCGGCCGCGAGGCGCTCGATCGGCTGCGCAACGTCGTGGGCCGCGTCGAGTCCTCCTGGCGGCCGGCCAGCGCCGAAGAAGGTTTCGAGATCGTGCGCCGGCGCCTCTTCGAGCCGCTGAGCGACCCCGCCCAGTTCAAGGATCGCGACGTGGTGGCGCGCGCCTTTGCCGACTTCTACCGTTCGCAGCATCAGGAATTCCCGCCCGAATGCCGCGACGCCGACTACGAAAAACGCATCCGCGCGGCCTACCCGATCCACCCGGAAATCTTCGACCGGCTCTACAGCGACTGGTCCACGCTGATCAAATTCCAGCGCACCCGCGGCGTCCTGCGCCTGATGGCCGCGGTGATCCACAGCCTGTGGGAGAAAGGCGACCGCAACCCGCTGATCCTGCCGGCCAACATCGCGATTGACGACCCGCGCGTGCAGTTCGAGCTGACGCGCTACCTCCCGGACAACTGGGTGCCGGTGATCGAGAAGGACGTGGATGGCCCCGGTTCGCTGCCGCTGCGGCTGGATGGCGAGGTGCCCAACCTGGGCAAATTCGCCGCCTGCCGCCGCGTCGCGCGCGCCATCTACCTCGGCTCCGCGCCCACCGCGGCCGCGGCCCATCGCGGCATCGAAGATCGCCGCGTCAAGCTCGGCTGCGTCATGCCCGGCGAAAGCCCCGCGGTCTTCGGCGACGCCCTGCGCCGCCTGGCCGGCGCGGCCACCTACCTCTACCAGGATGGCCCGCGCTACTGGTATTCGACCCAGCCCACCGTCACCAAGCTGGCGGAAGATCGCGCCGAGCAGTTCAAGCGCCAGCCTGACAAGATCGTGCAGGAGTTGGACCGCCGCCTGCGCCGTGATCTCGAAAACCGGGGCGACTTCTCCCGCATCCACCCCCTGCCCCAGTCGAGCCACGACATCTCGGACGAACTCGACACGCGGCTGGTGGTGCTCGGCGTGGATCATCCCTACAGCAAAGAGCCTGGCAACGCCGCCGAAACCGCGGCCCAAGCCCTCCTCGAAGCGCGCGGCAACGTGCCCCGCCTCTTCCGCAACACCCTCGTCTTTCTCGCGGCCGACAAGAACCGGCTCCAGGACCTCGACGAGGCAACCCGCAGCTACCTGGCCTGGACTTCCATCCTGGATGAGAAGGTCACGCTCGATCTCGCGCCGCTGCAGGTCAAGCAAGCGGAGACGCAACGGGCCGCGGCCGACACCACGGTCACCGCGCGGCTCCCGGAAACCTACCAGTGGCTGCTCGTGCCCGTGCAGGGGACGCCCCAGGCCCCCGTCACCTGGCAGGCGCTGCGGCTGACCGGCTCGGATGCGCTGGCCGTGCGCGCCAGCAAGAAGCTCAAGAACGACGACCTCCTGGTCACCGCGCTCGCCGGCACGATGCTGCGCATGTGGTTGGATCGCATCCCGCTCTGGCGCGGGGATCACGTGTCCGTCCGCCAGCTCGTGGATGACTTTGCGCGCTATCACTACCTGCCGCGGCTGCGCGACGCCTCGGTCTTGCTCAACGCGATCAGTTCGGGCCTTGCGCTGCTCACCTGGGAGCAGGACAGCTTCGCCTACGCCGACAGCTTTGACGAACGCGCGGGTCGCTACCGCGGGGTGCAGAGCGGTCAGCGCGTGACGTTGGCGGATACCAGTGCGCCGGGGCTGCTGGTGAAGCCGGCGCTCGCGCGCCGGCAGTTGGACGTCGAGCGCGTGGCGCTGCCGGTCGGCGGTCATGATCCCGCGTCGCCGCAGCCTGCGCCTGGCCCTGGCTCTGGGCCTGGGTCAACGCCCCGGCCTGCGCCTGACCCCGCGCCGCGGACTGGCCCCAAACGCTACCACGGCACAGTCAGCCTCGACCCCGCCCGCGTCGGCCGCGACGCCAGCCGCATCGCCGACGAGGTGATCGCCCATCTCGCCGGCCTGGTCGGCGCCGGGGTGACAGTGACCCTCGAAATCGAAGCCGAGATCCCCGGCGGCGCGCCAGACACCGTCGTGCGCATCGTCACCGAAAACAGTCGCACCCTGAAATTCAGCAGCCAGGGCTTCGAGAGGGAGTAG
- a CDS encoding alpha/beta hydrolase — MQVRNSDAQFRAHEAAGAYVAVNGERIFYRTEGDRSDGSPVVMLHGVPTSSYLYRKLISLSVGRHFVLAPDFPGLGLSAKPPGRDYSWTALAQFVADFATTLKLKPMHLVLHDLGGPIGLEFAIRNPGMVASITLLNAPMQASAYKMPAIMRLLATPGLNRLAFALLQPRLMLLAWRNMGVTGQYSVSLTDMQVYRRMLTHNDGQQSFFKIMQTIDTTAEKDRFLDEGLRRLGKPALVIWGKNDPAIPASQREWFTQRVPGAAVHLLNAKHFLMEDHAEEMSSLLLPFWDQVDGVQTESKLARDRLGERPEMKGWHKQGN; from the coding sequence ATGCAAGTTCGTAATTCTGACGCGCAGTTTCGTGCGCACGAGGCGGCCGGCGCGTATGTCGCTGTGAACGGCGAGCGCATTTTTTACCGCACCGAAGGCGACCGCAGCGACGGCAGCCCGGTGGTCATGCTGCACGGCGTGCCGACCAGTTCGTACCTCTATCGCAAGCTGATTTCGCTGAGCGTGGGGCGTCATTTCGTCCTGGCGCCTGATTTCCCCGGCCTGGGACTTTCGGCTAAACCGCCCGGCCGTGACTATTCGTGGACGGCGCTCGCCCAGTTCGTGGCCGATTTCGCGACCACACTCAAGCTCAAGCCAATGCACCTGGTGCTGCATGACCTAGGCGGGCCGATCGGTCTGGAGTTTGCCATTCGCAACCCTGGCATGGTCGCCAGCATCACCCTGCTCAACGCGCCCATGCAGGCCAGCGCCTACAAGATGCCCGCGATCATGCGGTTGCTGGCGACGCCCGGCCTCAACCGCCTGGCCTTCGCCCTGCTGCAGCCGCGGTTGATGCTGCTGGCCTGGCGGAACATGGGCGTCACCGGCCAGTATAGCGTCAGCCTGACCGACATGCAGGTCTACCGCCGCATGTTGACGCACAACGACGGGCAGCAGAGCTTCTTCAAGATCATGCAGACGATTGATACAACGGCTGAGAAGGACCGCTTCCTGGATGAAGGGCTGCGCAGGCTCGGCAAACCGGCGCTGGTGATCTGGGGCAAGAACGATCCGGCCATTCCCGCCAGCCAGCGCGAATGGTTTACGCAGCGCGTGCCGGGCGCCGCGGTGCATCTGCTCAACGCCAAGCATTTTCTCATGGAAGATCACGCGGAGGAAATGTCCAGCCTGCTCCTGCCGTTCTGGGATCAGGTGGACGGCGTGCAAACCGAGAGCAAACTCGCCCGCGATCGGCTCGGCGAACGTCCAGAGATGAAAGGCTGGCACAAACAGGGTAACTAA
- a CDS encoding DUF1156 domain-containing protein, with protein MSTTRKKLIEVALPLDAINTASAREKSIRRGHGHPSMLRLWWARGEAPG; from the coding sequence ATGTCCACCACCCGCAAGAAACTCATCGAAGTCGCCCTCCCCCTCGACGCGATCAACACCGCGTCGGCGCGCGAGAAATCCATCCGAAGGGGTCACGGCCATCCAAGCATGCTGCGCCTGTGGTGGGCACGCGGGGAGGCACCCGGATGA
- a CDS encoding putative DNA binding domain-containing protein has translation MLSQEQLQTMLSELESDRVERTVSTNNTDKFGQAICAFANDFPNHRQPGYLIVGASDDGRPNGLSVTDDLLQNLAALRSDGNIQPLPAITVSRHSLPGGDLAVVEVLPSDLPPVRYKGRVWIRVGPRRATASEQEERILSERRISYARSFDALPCLESTLADLSQERFYLSYLRRAVAEEVIVENQRPFKLQLASLRLFDLKQDCPTHAGVLLLADEPTYYLPGAYVQFVRYAGGEMSSDVIDEKRAMGDLHTILQTLDLLMDVNLRQHPVPVSALREAMISDYPKVAVRELLINAIMHRNYQSNAPVRFYWFPDHIEINNPGGLYGEASPKNFPYAVGYRNPVIAEAIRVLGYTNRFGQGVLRARKALEINQSPPAKFTFDPHWFSVRIEARAANGVLGQE, from the coding sequence ATGTTGAGCCAAGAACAACTCCAAACCATGCTGTCCGAACTGGAGTCCGATCGCGTTGAGCGCACTGTGTCTACCAATAACACCGACAAATTCGGACAGGCCATCTGCGCCTTCGCGAATGATTTCCCCAATCATCGCCAGCCCGGATACCTCATCGTTGGCGCAAGCGACGACGGGCGCCCCAACGGTCTTTCTGTCACCGATGATTTGCTTCAGAACCTCGCCGCGTTGCGCTCCGACGGAAACATTCAACCGCTCCCGGCCATCACGGTGAGCAGACACTCCTTGCCGGGTGGCGATCTGGCGGTGGTCGAAGTTCTGCCTTCGGACCTGCCCCCGGTGCGCTACAAAGGCAGAGTCTGGATTCGCGTTGGCCCTCGTCGCGCAACCGCCAGCGAGCAAGAGGAGCGTATTCTCAGTGAGCGGCGCATTTCCTACGCCAGGTCTTTCGATGCCTTGCCTTGCCTGGAGAGCACGCTGGCCGATCTCTCCCAGGAACGCTTCTATCTTTCCTATTTGCGACGCGCCGTGGCCGAGGAGGTGATCGTTGAGAACCAGCGTCCGTTCAAGCTGCAACTCGCCAGCCTGCGTTTGTTCGATCTCAAGCAAGATTGTCCCACCCATGCGGGTGTCCTGCTCCTGGCAGATGAGCCTACCTACTACTTGCCGGGGGCTTACGTTCAGTTCGTGCGGTATGCCGGCGGTGAAATGAGCAGTGATGTGATTGATGAGAAGCGGGCGATGGGGGATTTGCACACGATCCTGCAAACCCTCGACCTCCTGATGGATGTCAACCTGCGCCAGCATCCTGTGCCGGTGAGCGCGCTGCGTGAGGCAATGATCAGCGACTACCCCAAGGTTGCTGTGCGTGAACTTCTTATCAATGCCATCATGCATCGCAATTATCAATCGAACGCGCCCGTGCGTTTCTACTGGTTCCCCGATCACATCGAGATCAACAACCCAGGCGGGCTTTATGGCGAGGCGTCCCCGAAGAATTTCCCGTACGCCGTTGGCTATCGCAATCCGGTCATCGCTGAGGCTATCCGCGTCCTGGGGTACACAAATCGCTTTGGACAAGGGGTGCTGCGCGCACGCAAAGCGCTCGAAATCAACCAGAGCCCCCCAGCCAAGTTCACCTTCGATCCGCACTGGTTCTCCGTGCGGATCGAAGCCCGTGCCGCCAACGGCGTCCTGGGCCAGGAATGA
- a CDS encoding pyridoxal-phosphate dependent enzyme, translated as MTHKSIITGPTFEEMLHPETIAPATRAAALRMKTEDPLDPINLFNITWKDAANTPYYQVLPTALTGVDANIVVLYGKEFPTGAHKVGAAYSVLVEKELFGEVDPSQHTLVWPSTGNYGIGGAWVGCRMGFDGIVVLPAEMSQERFERIRSYGARVIATPGSESNVKEIYDKTWELRRDPKVRVLNQFEVMGNYRFHYYVTGNTIVELAALLHSQGIGNGKIAAYCSAMGSAGTIAAGDRLKQVWPDHRIIGLEPVQCPTMYNNGYGSHDIQGIGDKHVTWIHNVNNMDAIMCLDDIECKKGLQLLTEPAGWETLQRRYGIAPETVQNLAAIFGISGVCNVLGAIKTAKYYGLGSQETVVTICTDAIDRYYSVMAAMTACYGRMDETEAAVRVESIFHDQKTDWIREGTQHARACWHNLKYYTWVEQQGKTVQELDAQKDPAWWLEHQALVAEIDSKIRSARQAS; from the coding sequence ATGACACACAAATCCATCATCACCGGCCCCACGTTCGAAGAGATGCTGCACCCTGAGACGATTGCGCCCGCGACGCGCGCGGCTGCGCTGCGCATGAAGACCGAAGACCCGCTCGATCCGATCAACCTGTTCAACATCACCTGGAAGGATGCGGCCAACACGCCCTACTACCAGGTGCTGCCCACGGCGCTGACCGGCGTGGACGCGAACATCGTCGTCCTCTACGGCAAGGAGTTCCCCACCGGCGCGCACAAGGTCGGCGCGGCCTACTCCGTGCTGGTAGAAAAGGAGCTGTTCGGCGAGGTGGACCCCAGCCAGCACACGCTCGTCTGGCCCAGCACCGGCAACTACGGCATCGGTGGCGCCTGGGTGGGCTGCCGCATGGGCTTCGACGGCATCGTGGTGCTGCCCGCGGAGATGAGCCAGGAACGCTTCGAGCGCATCCGCAGCTACGGCGCCCGCGTCATCGCCACGCCCGGCTCCGAGTCCAACGTCAAGGAAATCTACGACAAGACCTGGGAACTGCGCCGTGATCCGAAGGTGCGGGTGCTCAACCAGTTCGAGGTGATGGGCAACTATCGTTTTCATTATTATGTCACCGGCAACACCATCGTGGAGCTGGCCGCGCTCCTGCACAGCCAGGGCATCGGCAACGGTAAAATTGCCGCCTACTGCTCGGCGATGGGCTCGGCCGGCACCATTGCCGCGGGCGACCGCCTGAAGCAGGTGTGGCCGGACCATCGCATCATCGGCCTGGAACCGGTGCAGTGCCCCACGATGTACAACAACGGCTACGGCAGCCACGACATTCAGGGCATCGGCGACAAGCACGTCACCTGGATTCACAACGTCAACAACATGGACGCGATCATGTGCCTGGATGACATCGAGTGCAAGAAGGGGCTGCAGTTGCTGACCGAGCCGGCCGGTTGGGAAACGCTGCAGCGGCGCTACGGCATCGCGCCAGAAACGGTGCAGAATCTCGCGGCCATCTTCGGCATCAGCGGCGTCTGCAACGTGCTCGGCGCGATCAAGACGGCCAAATACTACGGCCTGGGCAGTCAGGAGACGGTGGTCACCATCTGCACCGATGCCATTGACCGCTATTACTCGGTCATGGCAGCGATGACCGCCTGCTACGGGCGCATGGACGAAACGGAAGCGGCCGTGCGCGTCGAGTCTATCTTCCACGATCAAAAGACCGACTGGATCCGTGAGGGCACGCAGCACGCCCGCGCCTGCTGGCACAACCTGAAGTATTACACCTGGGTGGAGCAGCAGGGCAAGACCGTGCAAGAGTTGGACGCGCAGAAGGACCCGGCCTGGTGGCTGGAGCATCAGGCGCTCGTCGCGGAAATTGACAGCAAGATACGCTCTGCGCGCCAGGCCTCGTAG